One segment of Nostoc flagelliforme CCNUN1 DNA contains the following:
- a CDS encoding peptidoglycan DD-metalloendopeptidase family protein: MKRALKKRVKAVLNNNPNSDDAPVELLNVINPKVNRRVRTKAAMIGLAISMGATSLLVTRQSDQAQAAVPVGSQKATSRIPAVPDTEVKFASTKLESQAVSSASVPENPVIVEPTAVSQVPGLEAKWQVAANGMSLQVPASERFSQGTAGYKNSTSLKPQVAQGLNNTLAETSFPTVNNLSDYSADGAVSTNASLIAQPQTVATSGAANSEINAQLKAQQEFALNRLQEKSNRLRNSLAQLRSGETKDLSQADMGLAAPTTVVEKTVLAQSETSGDASKANLISKLKQKTQDALIPAKPTVIASSTRTAYEVKPGDTLAAIASRYNTSVSELVKANNLNNPNELKISQQLIIPAVQIEATVASNPTIASTTFVESSKAPKVARSPVNIGSANSYLPNSESPTIADKSKITVPTPVTVQIQANSATDLETAPPTASSSGVGGDIPVPTAFAEMQQPKTPANRVARGNNNNNDRLRGLQAEIQRLQQKYRAQQSGNLVVSAAATETNNAAMLTPVSTPNNFTAPNSAARPNSVAIQIPVPTPIQSNYTAQPIKTQFRTTVRPSEAVNPEFLPNLGSASQWTPPRTPSATRVATPPGKVNASDSLGKMRGTTVYPQIVPPLAAVDQYLPRPIDELTPPPSSSTIAYTWPAKGTLTSGYGWRWGRMHKGIDVANSTGTPVVASAEGTIEKAGWNNGGYGNLVEIRHPDGSTTRYAHNSKILVQPGQQVNQGETIALMGSTGHSTGPHTHFEIHPSGKGAVNPIAMLPARI, from the coding sequence TTGAAACGAGCATTAAAAAAGAGAGTAAAAGCTGTGTTGAACAATAACCCCAACAGCGATGATGCCCCGGTAGAACTGCTAAATGTGATAAATCCAAAAGTTAACCGCCGGGTGCGGACAAAAGCCGCCATGATTGGCTTGGCAATCTCTATGGGAGCAACCAGCCTTTTGGTGACTCGACAAAGCGATCAAGCCCAAGCAGCGGTGCCTGTAGGTAGCCAAAAGGCAACCTCAAGGATTCCTGCTGTTCCTGACACTGAGGTGAAATTCGCCTCCACAAAGCTGGAGTCCCAAGCAGTCTCATCAGCGAGCGTGCCGGAAAATCCTGTTATCGTGGAACCAACGGCAGTCTCACAAGTGCCTGGGCTTGAAGCTAAATGGCAAGTCGCGGCAAATGGAATGTCTTTGCAAGTTCCTGCATCAGAAAGATTTTCTCAAGGAACAGCAGGTTATAAAAATTCCACCTCCCTGAAACCCCAAGTGGCACAGGGATTGAACAATACCTTAGCCGAAACTAGTTTCCCAACAGTAAATAATCTGTCTGACTATAGTGCTGATGGTGCTGTTAGTACAAATGCATCACTAATTGCCCAGCCACAAACAGTGGCAACATCTGGGGCAGCCAACAGTGAAATAAATGCACAACTTAAGGCGCAACAAGAGTTCGCACTAAATCGCTTACAAGAAAAATCGAACCGTTTAAGAAATAGTCTGGCACAGTTGCGGTCTGGGGAGACCAAAGATTTATCACAAGCTGATATGGGGTTGGCTGCGCCAACGACTGTAGTTGAGAAGACTGTATTAGCCCAGTCAGAGACTTCTGGCGATGCAAGCAAAGCGAACTTGATATCGAAGTTAAAACAGAAGACACAAGACGCACTGATACCAGCTAAACCAACAGTTATTGCGTCCTCGACTCGAACAGCATACGAAGTTAAGCCTGGAGATACACTAGCAGCGATCGCCAGCAGATATAACACTTCCGTATCAGAGCTAGTCAAGGCAAATAACCTCAATAATCCAAATGAACTGAAAATTAGTCAACAACTAATTATTCCTGCTGTTCAAATTGAGGCAACTGTAGCAAGTAACCCCACTATAGCGAGTACTACTTTTGTAGAGTCCAGCAAAGCTCCAAAAGTAGCCAGATCCCCTGTAAATATTGGTAGTGCCAACTCATATCTACCTAATTCAGAATCACCAACTATTGCCGACAAGAGTAAGATTACCGTCCCTACACCGGTAACTGTTCAGATTCAGGCAAATAGTGCGACCGACTTAGAAACAGCCCCCCCTACAGCTAGTTCTTCTGGCGTCGGTGGTGACATTCCAGTGCCAACAGCTTTTGCCGAAATGCAACAGCCTAAAACACCAGCAAATAGGGTAGCAAGGGGAAACAATAACAATAATGACCGTTTGCGGGGCTTACAAGCGGAAATCCAGAGATTACAGCAGAAATATCGCGCTCAACAGTCTGGAAACTTAGTTGTGTCAGCAGCAGCTACCGAAACAAATAATGCTGCGATGCTCACTCCTGTTTCTACTCCCAATAATTTCACTGCACCTAACTCTGCTGCTCGACCGAATAGTGTAGCGATTCAAATTCCAGTTCCTACACCGATTCAGTCTAATTATACTGCTCAACCAATTAAGACCCAATTCCGTACTACTGTACGCCCTAGCGAAGCAGTAAACCCAGAGTTCTTGCCTAATCTAGGTTCTGCTAGTCAGTGGACTCCCCCCCGCACTCCATCTGCTACAAGGGTCGCAACGCCTCCTGGAAAAGTAAATGCCTCTGACTCCTTAGGAAAGATGCGGGGAACTACAGTCTATCCACAGATAGTACCGCCTTTGGCAGCAGTGGATCAATATTTGCCCAGACCCATTGACGAACTTACACCTCCTCCATCTTCCTCAACCATAGCTTACACATGGCCGGCGAAAGGTACTCTCACCTCTGGCTATGGCTGGCGCTGGGGTAGAATGCACAAAGGAATTGACGTTGCTAACTCCACTGGCACGCCAGTTGTCGCCTCAGCTGAGGGGACGATAGAAAAAGCAGGCTGGAACAATGGTGGCTACGGCAACCTTGTCGAAATCCGCCATCCTGATGGCAGCACGACTCGCTATGCTCATAACAGCAAGATTCTGGTGCAACCTGGTCAGCAGGTGAATCAAGGAGAAACAATTGCTTTAATGGGTAGCACTGGTCACAGTACTGGGCCACACACCCACTTTGAAATCCATCCATCAGGCAAGGGTGCTGTTAACCCAATTGCCATGTTACCAGCTCGCATATAA
- a CDS encoding ATP-binding protein, whose protein sequence is MGVPASELPGLEPVLEAANVLPPPKVNTAVLVGNKISPGQPQLKKDGTVVRTLWGELAWQLGGREAYEMIREADETSTNPGDTLRLLFNRYAPCLILIDEWVAYARQLHEINDLPGGSFDTHFTFAQTLSESAKNANQTLLVVSIPASDNEIGGDRGKAALSRLKNAIGRVESPWRPATADESFEIVRRRLFQPITEESGFIARDAIIRAFAEMYQNQSQEFPSECREGSYKRRLENAYPIHPELFDRLYNDWSSLDKFQRTRGVLRLMAKVIHSLWEGQDKSLLIMPASVPMDDGQVQTELTRYLEDNWVPVIEKDVDGYNSLPLACDRQNPNLGRYSACRRVARTIYLGSAPTLRVANRGVEDHRIKLGCVQPGESAATFGDALRRLTDQSTHLYVDNTRYWFSTQPSVTRLAQDRAEQIQQDQDKVWDEIILRLKADKQRGEFAGVHIAPDSSADVPDEMAVRLVVMGPQHPHKNKESETQARTRAEEILNQKGASPRYCKNMLLFLAPDKAKLELLEQSVCQYLAWNSIIRDKEALNLDVFQSKFKTTLICERLSQMSYDTN, encoded by the coding sequence ATGGGAGTTCCCGCATCCGAGTTACCAGGATTGGAACCAGTGCTGGAAGCGGCAAATGTTTTACCTCCGCCAAAAGTTAACACAGCAGTGCTGGTAGGAAATAAAATTTCTCCCGGTCAGCCTCAACTTAAAAAAGATGGCACAGTTGTCCGAACACTCTGGGGCGAATTAGCTTGGCAACTGGGCGGTAGGGAAGCCTACGAAATGATTCGAGAAGCAGATGAAACTTCAACGAACCCTGGCGATACCCTCCGCCTGCTGTTTAACCGCTATGCACCCTGCCTGATTTTAATTGATGAATGGGTGGCTTATGCCCGACAGCTTCACGAAATAAACGACCTTCCGGGGGGCAGCTTTGACACTCACTTTACCTTTGCCCAGACTTTAAGCGAGTCGGCAAAAAACGCTAACCAAACTCTTTTGGTCGTGAGTATTCCTGCATCTGATAATGAGATTGGAGGTGATCGCGGTAAAGCAGCCTTAAGTAGACTCAAAAATGCTATTGGCAGAGTCGAATCTCCCTGGCGACCAGCAACTGCCGATGAAAGCTTTGAAATTGTGCGGCGGCGGCTGTTTCAACCCATCACCGAAGAAAGTGGCTTTATAGCCCGTGATGCCATCATCCGTGCCTTTGCAGAAATGTACCAAAACCAATCTCAGGAGTTTCCTAGTGAGTGCCGAGAAGGTAGTTACAAACGACGGCTAGAAAATGCCTATCCTATCCATCCAGAACTGTTTGACCGACTTTATAATGACTGGTCAAGTCTCGACAAATTCCAACGCACGCGGGGTGTGCTGCGACTGATGGCAAAGGTGATTCATTCACTTTGGGAAGGACAGGACAAGAGTTTGTTAATCATGCCTGCTAGCGTGCCAATGGATGACGGACAGGTACAAACAGAATTGACTCGTTACCTGGAAGATAACTGGGTGCCAGTGATTGAAAAAGATGTAGATGGATATAATTCTCTACCATTAGCGTGCGATCGCCAAAACCCAAACTTAGGACGTTACTCTGCATGTCGTCGTGTTGCTCGGACGATTTATCTTGGTTCTGCTCCTACTCTTAGAGTAGCAAATCGTGGTGTAGAAGATCATCGGATCAAGTTGGGGTGTGTTCAACCAGGGGAAAGTGCAGCAACTTTTGGCGATGCTTTGCGCCGACTTACCGACCAGTCCACACATCTTTATGTCGATAACACTCGTTACTGGTTCTCAACTCAGCCTAGCGTCACCAGACTTGCCCAAGACCGAGCCGAGCAAATCCAACAGGATCAGGATAAAGTTTGGGATGAAATTATTCTCCGATTAAAGGCTGATAAACAGCGCGGTGAATTTGCTGGAGTACATATTGCTCCCGACTCCTCGGCAGATGTTCCTGATGAAATGGCCGTAAGGCTAGTTGTCATGGGGCCACAACATCCCCATAAAAATAAGGAAAGCGAAACCCAAGCCCGCACCAGAGCCGAAGAAATACTAAACCAAAAGGGAGCCAGTCCTCGGTACTGCAAGAATATGTTGCTGTTCCTAGCACCAGACAAGGCAAAACTGGAGCTATTAGAACAATCTGTTTGCCAATACCTTGCCTGGAATTCGATTATTCGGGATAAAGAAGCCTTAAACTTAGATGTTTTTCAAAGTAAGTTCAAAACAACATTAATTTGTGAACGGTTGTCTCAAATGAGCTACGACACCAATTAA
- a CDS encoding helix-turn-helix domain-containing protein, translating to MESEFQCAKQVIALRKASGLNQRDFAKLVGIKQPQLARIESGKQVAKIETLAKLARSAGYDVEIRFVAPKGKRSHKVEPLRISAKELV from the coding sequence TTGGAGTCTGAATTCCAGTGTGCAAAACAAGTTATTGCTTTAAGGAAAGCTAGCGGCTTAAATCAACGGGATTTTGCTAAGTTGGTTGGCATTAAACAGCCACAGCTAGCTCGAATTGAATCTGGGAAACAGGTTGCTAAAATTGAAACCCTAGCAAAACTTGCTAGGAGTGCAGGTTACGATGTCGAGATTCGCTTTGTAGCACCCAAAGGAAAGCGATCGCATAAAGTCGAGCCTCTGAGGATTTCTGCTAAGGAGTTAGTTTAG
- a CDS encoding DUF3883 domain-containing protein — translation MRDRLNQVVHDKLDQQRLRELLEERALARDSMDIAKVQQIREEMERAEARRLQPHFIASFFLEAFTQLGGTLRQREPQRYEISHVPAVIRNRGRQIGVGEPLLLRYERICFEKDLISISGKPLAAFICSGHSLLDARIDLTLERHRDLLKQGTILVDENDSSEGTRALVYLEHSIQDARTNLNGSRRLVSRRMQYVEINPEGNTYNAGYAPYLNYRPLTDEEKGVVEKVLEESWLREDLEAKAKSYAIAHLVPQHLQELKQRKEELIAKTMTAVKDRLTKEINYWDHRAEELKMQEEAGKPNAKINSGKARQRADDLQARLMQRLEELQQERRLSPLPPVVVGGALVVSVGLLQQMQGKQQATTAMFARETERVEQAAMTAVMEVERNLGYEPTDVSTQKCGYDIESRIPKTGQLRFIEVKGRIATGQTVTVTKNEIITALNKPENFILALVKVPPADVLDSNCSIRYVQQPFHKEPDFAVTSVNYNLQELGKWG, via the coding sequence GTGCGAGACAGACTCAACCAAGTCGTACATGATAAACTCGACCAACAGCGACTACGCGAACTTTTAGAAGAACGGGCTTTGGCACGGGATTCGATGGATATCGCCAAAGTGCAGCAAATTCGGGAAGAAATGGAAAGGGCAGAAGCGCGACGGTTGCAACCTCATTTTATTGCTTCTTTCTTCCTAGAAGCATTTACCCAATTAGGTGGAACATTGCGTCAACGTGAACCCCAGCGTTACGAAATCAGTCATGTTCCGGCAGTTATTCGCAATCGAGGGCGGCAAATTGGTGTAGGAGAACCGTTGCTGCTACGTTACGAACGTATCTGCTTTGAAAAAGATTTGATCAGCATTTCTGGTAAACCCTTAGCTGCCTTCATCTGTTCTGGACATTCTCTACTGGATGCCAGAATTGACCTGACTTTGGAACGACACCGGGATTTGTTGAAACAAGGGACTATCTTAGTCGATGAAAATGATTCCAGCGAGGGAACCCGCGCCTTAGTTTATTTAGAACATTCCATACAAGACGCGCGGACAAATTTAAATGGCTCTAGGCGTTTAGTATCGCGGCGGATGCAATATGTAGAAATCAACCCAGAAGGCAATACCTACAATGCAGGTTACGCACCTTACCTCAATTACCGTCCGCTAACAGACGAGGAAAAGGGTGTTGTGGAAAAAGTTTTAGAAGAATCTTGGTTGCGAGAAGATTTAGAAGCAAAAGCTAAGAGTTATGCGATCGCTCACCTTGTTCCCCAACATCTTCAAGAACTCAAGCAGCGCAAAGAGGAACTAATTGCTAAGACGATGACAGCAGTGAAAGATAGATTAACCAAGGAGATTAATTACTGGGATCATCGGGCTGAAGAACTGAAAATGCAAGAGGAAGCTGGCAAGCCTAATGCCAAAATTAACTCAGGTAAAGCACGTCAGCGAGCTGATGATTTGCAAGCACGGTTAATGCAACGCTTGGAGGAATTACAGCAAGAACGTAGATTATCACCATTACCGCCTGTGGTGGTTGGGGGCGCGTTGGTAGTTTCAGTAGGCTTACTGCAACAAATGCAAGGCAAACAACAGGCAACAACGGCAATGTTTGCCAGGGAGACGGAACGAGTAGAACAGGCAGCAATGACGGCTGTGATGGAAGTAGAACGCAATTTAGGGTACGAACCAACTGATGTGAGTACTCAGAAGTGCGGCTATGATATTGAGTCACGCATCCCTAAAACAGGGCAGTTGCGGTTTATTGAAGTCAAAGGAAGAATTGCAACTGGACAGACAGTGACAGTAACTAAGAATGAAATTATCACTGCCTTAAATAAGCCTGAGAACTTTATTTTGGCACTAGTGAAAGTGCCTCCGGCAGATGTACTCGATAGTAATTGTTCAATTCGCTATGTACAGCAACCGTTTCATAAAGAGCCAGATTTCGCAGTCACGAGTGTAAATTACAATTTACAAGAATTGGGCAAATGGGGATAG